Proteins encoded in a region of the Vicia villosa cultivar HV-30 ecotype Madison, WI linkage group LG5, Vvil1.0, whole genome shotgun sequence genome:
- the LOC131602080 gene encoding membrane-associated 30 kDa protein, chloroplastic isoform X1, producing MTTKFQMFTGIPSAPLQPSSSSILKKPLVTSFFGRPVDTLKFRGVRTAKRVRGGGAIGASMNLFDRFARVVKSYANALVSSFEDPEKILDQAVLEMNDDLTKMRQATAQVLASQKRMENKYKAAQQASEEWYRKAQLALQKGEEDLAREALKRRKSFADNASALKAQLDQQKSVVDNLVSNTRLLESKIQEARSKKDTLKARAQSAKTATKVSEMLGNVNTSSALSAFEKMEEKVMTMESQAEALGQLTTDDLDGKFALLESSSVDDDLANLKKELAGSSKKGELPPGRSSTTSTKTGNPFRDADIEIELEQLRKRSKEF from the exons ATGACGACGAAATTTCAAATGTTCACCGGAATACCCTCCGCGCCACTTCAACCTTCTTCCTCTTCCATCCTCAAGAAGCCTCTCGTCACTTCCTTCTTCGGCAGACCAG TGGACACTTTGAAATTTAGAGGAGTGAGGACTGCGAAACGGGTGCGAGGCGGAGGAGCGATCGGTGCCAGCATGAACCTATTTGATAGGTTTGCGAGAGTCGTGAAG TCTTATGCAAATGCTCTTGTGAGTTCGTTTGAAGATCCGGAGAAAATCTTGGATCAAGCTGTGCTTGAAATGAATGATGATTTGACTAAAATGCGGCAAGCTACAGCACAA GTATTAGCATCTCAAAAGCGAATGGAAAATAAATACAAGGCCGCACAACAAGCTTCTGAAGAGTG GTATCGTAAAGCACAACTTGCTCTTCAGAAAGGTGAAGAAGATCTTGCTCGTGAAGCACTTAAGCGGCGTAAATCTTTTGCA GATAATGCCAGTGCTTTGAAAGCTCAACTTGATCAGCAAAAGAGTGTTGTGGACAATCTTGTCTCAAATACACGC CTTTTGGAAAGTAAAATTCAGGAGGCGAGGTCGAAGAAGGATACTCTAAAAGCACGAGCTCAATCTGCAAA GACTGCAACCAAGGTGAGTGAGATGCTGGGAAATGTCAATACAAGCAGTGCTCTTTCAGCTTTTGAAAAAATGGAAGAGAAAG TGATGACAATGGAGTCCCAAGCTGAAGCTCTGGGCCAGTTGACAACTGACGATCTTGATGGGAAG TTTGCATTGCTTGAGAGCTCATCAGTTGATGATGACCTTGCAAATTTGAAGAAAGAATTGGCTGGTAGTTCAAAG AAAGGAGAGCTTCCTCCTGGAAGAAGTAGCACCACTAGCACCAAGACTGGAAACCCATTTCGAGATGCTGACATTGAGATAGAACTTGAGCAACTGAGAAAAAGATCAAAGGAGTTTTAA
- the LOC131602080 gene encoding membrane-associated 30 kDa protein, chloroplastic isoform X2 — protein MQSYANALVSSFEDPEKILDQAVLEMNDDLTKMRQATAQVLASQKRMENKYKAAQQASEEWYRKAQLALQKGEEDLAREALKRRKSFADNASALKAQLDQQKSVVDNLVSNTRLLESKIQEARSKKDTLKARAQSAKTATKVSEMLGNVNTSSALSAFEKMEEKVMTMESQAEALGQLTTDDLDGKFALLESSSVDDDLANLKKELAGSSKKGELPPGRSSTTSTKTGNPFRDADIEIELEQLRKRSKEF, from the exons ATGCAGTCTTATGCAAATGCTCTTGTGAGTTCGTTTGAAGATCCGGAGAAAATCTTGGATCAAGCTGTGCTTGAAATGAATGATGATTTGACTAAAATGCGGCAAGCTACAGCACAA GTATTAGCATCTCAAAAGCGAATGGAAAATAAATACAAGGCCGCACAACAAGCTTCTGAAGAGTG GTATCGTAAAGCACAACTTGCTCTTCAGAAAGGTGAAGAAGATCTTGCTCGTGAAGCACTTAAGCGGCGTAAATCTTTTGCA GATAATGCCAGTGCTTTGAAAGCTCAACTTGATCAGCAAAAGAGTGTTGTGGACAATCTTGTCTCAAATACACGC CTTTTGGAAAGTAAAATTCAGGAGGCGAGGTCGAAGAAGGATACTCTAAAAGCACGAGCTCAATCTGCAAA GACTGCAACCAAGGTGAGTGAGATGCTGGGAAATGTCAATACAAGCAGTGCTCTTTCAGCTTTTGAAAAAATGGAAGAGAAAG TGATGACAATGGAGTCCCAAGCTGAAGCTCTGGGCCAGTTGACAACTGACGATCTTGATGGGAAG TTTGCATTGCTTGAGAGCTCATCAGTTGATGATGACCTTGCAAATTTGAAGAAAGAATTGGCTGGTAGTTCAAAG AAAGGAGAGCTTCCTCCTGGAAGAAGTAGCACCACTAGCACCAAGACTGGAAACCCATTTCGAGATGCTGACATTGAGATAGAACTTGAGCAACTGAGAAAAAGATCAAAGGAGTTTTAA